A stretch of the Leptospira bandrabouensis genome encodes the following:
- a CDS encoding DUF1295 domain-containing protein, translating into MENLLFSYLAAVIFAFLFMCLMWFWGKSRDNYAVIDVGWGLVIAGIASILVCFGTGTVFAKIAILVPVWIWALRLSGFLYWTRIRTNHPEDKRYAGFRKDYGDKVHSKMFTNVFLLQGFLALFLSFPFYFAANWNLFPNTGIFGPNGYLMVVIGWIFFVVGVIGEGIADRDLHKFVADPKNKGKVCDLGLWKYTRHPNYFFEWVIWLGIGIIPILSAPWAALSLFTPVFMFVLLRFISGVPFAEKYSLLSKGDVFREYMRTTNAFFPWFPKQK; encoded by the coding sequence TTGGAAAATCTTTTATTTTCTTATTTAGCAGCTGTTATATTTGCATTTCTCTTTATGTGCCTAATGTGGTTTTGGGGAAAATCACGAGACAACTACGCTGTCATTGATGTGGGTTGGGGACTTGTCATCGCAGGAATTGCCAGTATCCTTGTTTGTTTTGGAACAGGGACTGTTTTTGCAAAAATCGCTATTCTTGTTCCCGTTTGGATCTGGGCCCTCCGTCTCTCTGGATTCCTATACTGGACTCGCATTCGGACAAACCACCCGGAAGACAAACGTTATGCAGGTTTTCGAAAAGACTACGGTGACAAAGTCCATAGTAAGATGTTCACCAACGTGTTTCTATTACAAGGTTTCCTTGCCCTTTTCCTTTCTTTTCCTTTTTACTTTGCAGCAAATTGGAACTTATTTCCCAACACCGGGATTTTTGGACCTAACGGATATTTGATGGTAGTAATTGGTTGGATTTTCTTTGTGGTAGGGGTGATCGGGGAAGGAATCGCCGATCGTGACCTACACAAGTTTGTGGCTGATCCAAAAAACAAAGGTAAGGTCTGTGATCTTGGTCTTTGGAAGTATACAAGGCATCCCAATTATTTTTTTGAATGGGTGATATGGCTTGGGATTGGGATCATTCCGATTCTTTCTGCGCCTTGGGCGGCCCTTTCTCTCTTTACCCCGGTCTTTATGTTTGTCTTGTTACGATTTATTTCCGGTGTTCCATTTGCAGAAAAATATTCCCTCCTCTCGAAAGGAGATGTTTTTCGCGAATACATGCGCACCACAAATGCATTTTTCCCTTGGTTTCCCAAACAAAAATAA
- a CDS encoding SDR family NAD(P)-dependent oxidoreductase: MNKDFWNDRVVVITGATSGIGKALYEELALFPCELVLVARRAAEITEPKNKHQGAVIHKVACDLADPTSVLDAIQWIGKQVPKIDVLFNNAGITAHGRFESLSMDVYRKTFATNFFGPIQLIRGLLPLLLIAKGNIVTTSTVSALYGVPGRAAYSASKSALHAALESLRIENLESGLGVSLVCVPYTDTALRTSGLDASGGVLSEAPAKGKRKSAKEVAHVLMSVAKDKEARLVTFNLSGKFLEWMRFLSPKILEKILYKKLYEDFKPH; the protein is encoded by the coding sequence ACGAGTGGGATTGGTAAGGCTTTGTATGAAGAATTGGCCTTATTCCCCTGTGAACTGGTTCTTGTTGCAAGAAGGGCTGCCGAAATTACCGAACCCAAAAACAAACACCAAGGTGCTGTCATTCACAAAGTGGCCTGTGATCTCGCGGATCCCACATCTGTATTAGATGCCATTCAGTGGATTGGAAAACAGGTTCCTAAAATTGATGTATTGTTTAATAATGCAGGAATCACGGCCCATGGTCGTTTTGAATCCCTTTCGATGGATGTGTATCGCAAAACCTTTGCTACGAATTTTTTTGGCCCCATCCAACTCATTCGTGGACTCCTTCCTCTGCTTCTTATTGCTAAAGGAAATATTGTGACTACATCCACTGTCTCTGCTCTCTATGGTGTACCTGGTCGTGCGGCATATTCTGCATCCAAGTCTGCCTTACATGCGGCACTCGAATCCCTTCGGATCGAAAACTTAGAATCAGGGCTTGGTGTATCCCTTGTATGTGTTCCCTATACGGATACGGCACTTCGTACTTCTGGTCTCGACGCAAGTGGTGGAGTTTTATCGGAAGCTCCTGCCAAAGGAAAACGAAAGAGCGCAAAAGAAGTGGCTCATGTTTTAATGTCTGTTGCCAAGGACAAAGAAGCAAGGCTTGTGACTTTTAACTTGTCCGGAAAATTTTTGGAATGGATGCGCTTTCTCTCTCCTAAAATTTTAGAAAAAATACTTTATAAAAAACTTTATGAGGACTTCAAACCACACTGA
- a CDS encoding SAM-dependent methyltransferase, with product MNFTDSSKKEETSSFSINALLEKDIFPDWLIRFRIRQLLNLRIKQEKKESFTAQLQHKMNYVKELKKSPIAVHTEAANEQHYEVPSDFFTYVMGPRMKYSSGYWQSLDTSFAESEEEMLRITVERAEIQNGMKVLDLGCGWGSISLYIAEKFPKCKVTGVSNSRTQKEFIDKRAKERGLKNLTIITKDMNDFTTKDKFDRIVSVEMLEHMKNYEKLFEKLSKFLVADGKFFVHIFTHKEFAYPFEIIDETDWMAKYFFTGGQMPSDDLFLYFQKDFLIENHWVVNGTHYARTSEAWYDNMIANKDKLMPILASTYGEKEKTKWFVYWKVFFLACAELWGYRNGEEWFVSHYLFRKR from the coding sequence ATGAATTTTACGGATTCTTCCAAAAAAGAAGAAACTTCTTCTTTTAGTATCAACGCACTGCTAGAAAAGGATATCTTTCCTGATTGGCTCATTCGATTTCGCATTCGTCAACTTTTGAATCTGCGAATCAAACAAGAGAAAAAAGAGAGTTTTACGGCCCAGCTCCAACACAAAATGAATTATGTGAAAGAGTTAAAAAAATCTCCGATTGCCGTACATACAGAAGCGGCAAACGAACAACATTACGAAGTTCCCAGTGATTTTTTTACTTATGTAATGGGACCTAGAATGAAGTATTCCTCTGGATACTGGCAAAGTCTTGATACAAGTTTTGCGGAATCCGAAGAAGAGATGTTACGAATTACAGTGGAGCGAGCAGAGATTCAAAATGGAATGAAAGTTTTGGATTTAGGATGTGGTTGGGGAAGTATTTCTCTCTACATTGCAGAAAAATTTCCGAAATGTAAGGTTACAGGTGTTTCCAACTCTCGTACACAAAAAGAATTTATCGATAAACGGGCCAAAGAACGTGGATTAAAAAATCTAACCATCATCACAAAGGATATGAACGATTTTACCACCAAAGACAAGTTTGATCGAATTGTTTCTGTAGAAATGTTAGAACATATGAAAAACTACGAAAAACTATTTGAAAAACTATCAAAGTTTCTTGTGGCAGATGGAAAGTTTTTTGTACATATCTTCACTCATAAAGAGTTTGCTTATCCGTTTGAAATCATTGATGAAACGGATTGGATGGCAAAATATTTTTTCACAGGTGGGCAGATGCCATCGGATGATTTGTTTTTATACTTCCAAAAAGACTTCCTCATCGAAAATCATTGGGTTGTGAATGGAACTCATTATGCGAGAACGAGTGAAGCTTGGTATGATAATATGATTGCTAACAAGGATAAACTAATGCCTATCCTTGCGAGTACTTACGGCGAAAAAGAAAAAACCAAATGGTTTGTCTATTGGAAAGTTTTCTTTCTCGCCTGTGCAGAGTTATGGGGTTACCGAAACGGTGAGGAGTGGTTTGTAAGCCACTACTTGTTTCGAAAACGCTGA